GTGCACGTTGCTGTCGGCGCCGCCCGGCGCCGGCAAGACCACCCGGGTGCCTTTGGCGCTGCTGTCCGTCATCCCGCCGGAAGCGGGCAGAATCCTGATGCTGGAGCCCCGCCGCATCGCTGCCGTGGCCGCGGCCCGCTACATGGCCGATTCCCTGGGGGAGCCGGTGGGGCGGACCGTGGGCTATGCCGTCCGTTTCGAACGCAAAGCATCGCCGGATACCCGGATCGAGGTGCTGACCGAGGGGATGCTGACCCGCCGCCTGCAGGAGGACCCGGCCCTTTCCGGCGTTGCCTGCGTGATCTTCGACGAATTCCACGAGCGCAGCATCAATGCCGACCTGGGACTGGCCCTTTGTCGAGAGGTTCAGGAAGTGCTGCGTAACGACCTGAAACTGCTGATTATGTCCGCGACATTGGATACCGCCCCCCTGGCCCGGCTGCTGGGGGATGCGCCGCTGGTGGTCTCCGAGGGGCGCAGTTATCCGGTGGAAGTGCGCTACCCGGACCACGACCAGCGGCTGCGGCTGCCGCAGCGGATGGCAGCGGTGATCCGCCGGGTGCTGGCCACGGAGCAGGGAGACCTGCTGGCCTTTCTGCCGGGAAGCGGCGAGATTCGGGCCGTTGAACGGGAGCTGGCCGACTGCGGCGGGGTGCGGGTCTGCCCCCTGTACGGCGACCTGCCGCTGGAGCAGCAGCGCCGGGCCATCCTGCCGGGACCTGAGCGGCGGGTGGTGCTGGCCACCAGCATTGCCGAGACCAGCCTGACCATCGACGGGGTGCGGCTGGTGGTGGACTGCGGCCTGTCCCGCCGCCAGCAGCACGATCCGGCCAGCGGCCTGGACCGGCTGGTGACGGTGCGCAGTTCCCGGGCCTCGGCCCTGCAGCGGACCGGCCGGGCCGGCAGGACCGGCCCCGGCATCTGCTTCCGGCTGTTCTCGGCCCACAACTTCAGCGCCATGACACCCCACACGCCGCCGGAAATCCTCACCGCCGACCTGGCGCCGCTGCTGCTGGAGCTGGCCGCCTGGGGTGCCGCCGATCCCCGCGCCCTCCCCTGGCTGGACCCGCCGCCGGAAACAGCCCTGGCCGCTGCCGCGGAGCTGCTGCGCCTGCTGGGAGCACTGGACAGGCAGCACCGGATCACGGAGCTGGGGCGGGAGATGGTCCGCTACCCCCTGCACCCCCGCCTTGCCCGGTTGCTGCTGGAAGGAACGAAGCAGGACATGACCGCAACGGCCTGCCGTCTTGCTGCGCTGCTGTCGGTGCGGGAGCCGCTGCCCGCGGGACAGCCGGTTCTCTGCGACTCTGACCTGACCCAGCGTCTGGAGCAACCGCTGCAGGGCCGCCGGGAGCGGTCCCCCTCCCCTGCCCTGCGCATTGAACAGCAGTTATTACAAATTGTTGGATCACACAATCTCAAGCAACAGATACGGTCAGGG
The window above is part of the Trichlorobacter ammonificans genome. Proteins encoded here:
- the hrpB gene encoding ATP-dependent helicase HrpB, which translates into the protein MTTTPLPIDEILPELLRTVAAHPCTLLSAPPGAGKTTRVPLALLSVIPPEAGRILMLEPRRIAAVAAARYMADSLGEPVGRTVGYAVRFERKASPDTRIEVLTEGMLTRRLQEDPALSGVACVIFDEFHERSINADLGLALCREVQEVLRNDLKLLIMSATLDTAPLARLLGDAPLVVSEGRSYPVEVRYPDHDQRLRLPQRMAAVIRRVLATEQGDLLAFLPGSGEIRAVERELADCGGVRVCPLYGDLPLEQQRRAILPGPERRVVLATSIAETSLTIDGVRLVVDCGLSRRQQHDPASGLDRLVTVRSSRASALQRTGRAGRTGPGICFRLFSAHNFSAMTPHTPPEILTADLAPLLLELAAWGAADPRALPWLDPPPETALAAAAELLRLLGALDRQHRITELGREMVRYPLHPRLARLLLEGTKQDMTATACRLAALLSVREPLPAGQPVLCDSDLTQRLEQPLQGRRERSPSPALRIEQQLLQIVGSHNLKQQIRSGAHDLAPLLLAAWPDRLARKRSSAEERFLLATGRGATLSPRSGVRNRDLLVALQVDAGSGSDGVIHLASAVTEAEVRELLAGQVATVRRVQWDEAAGRVTATAEERLGAVVLAGRPVKADDTEALPLLLEQVRRMGVPALPWSAAARQLQGRVCLAHRLLPEEGWPDLSDARLTEQLEAWLGPHLAGLRSRQDLERLEMLHLLKETIGWNLLKKLNDITPTQVTVPSGRSAALDYTAEEGPVLAVKLQELFGLAATPTVCRGRCSVLVHLLSPAGRPVAVTRDLAGFWERGYLDVRKELRGRYPKHPWPDDPGNAPATHRTKRAVEQANRNGR